One window of Cohnella hashimotonis genomic DNA carries:
- a CDS encoding DJ-1/PfpI family protein: MLDVQVVLFDGFDLMDAIAAYEVFLAAEMYAPGTLNVKLVTAEGARAVPSGISGLKIEASGKLDPERPGIILVPGASGDVTGDGPDSVPAILNRAMNTALTDMMREALGKKDVVVAAVCGGSLILAMGGLLEGRHAVTNHMGMALLGATGAIAIPARVVDDGDLVTGGGVTSGLDVALHLVERELGPQIALAVERLFEYEKRGTVWRALGNAPRTNAISQPDKDSDKVLNDERRDVAPTDTAAGASASAFAGEWAITIATPVGKMAVKLLILAANGKLEGTATQGDEKSELLNLALEGHILRWSQRITKPMRLNLAFEVSVSGDRMTGIVRAGFLPASRLSGTRTASY; encoded by the coding sequence ATGCTCGACGTACAGGTGGTGCTGTTTGACGGTTTTGATCTGATGGATGCCATTGCGGCGTACGAGGTGTTTTTGGCCGCGGAAATGTATGCTCCCGGTACGCTTAACGTAAAGCTGGTCACTGCCGAAGGGGCCAGAGCCGTGCCGAGCGGCATTAGCGGATTAAAAATCGAGGCGAGCGGAAAGCTCGATCCCGAACGGCCCGGCATTATACTCGTACCCGGCGCGTCCGGCGATGTCACGGGAGACGGGCCCGACTCGGTTCCGGCTATTCTGAATCGCGCGATGAACACGGCGTTAACGGACATGATGAGGGAGGCATTGGGAAAAAAGGATGTCGTCGTAGCGGCGGTATGCGGAGGTTCGTTGATTCTGGCTATGGGGGGACTGCTCGAAGGACGGCATGCCGTCACTAATCATATGGGCATGGCCCTGCTCGGTGCGACCGGAGCGATCGCCATACCGGCGAGAGTCGTGGACGACGGCGATCTGGTGACCGGCGGGGGCGTCACTTCGGGGCTTGACGTTGCCCTGCATCTGGTCGAGCGCGAGCTCGGGCCGCAGATCGCGCTTGCGGTGGAGCGGCTGTTCGAGTACGAAAAAAGGGGGACGGTCTGGAGAGCGCTCGGCAACGCGCCGAGAACGAATGCCATCTCCCAGCCGGATAAAGACAGCGATAAGGTTTTGAACGACGAGCGGAGGGACGTCGCTCCGACGGACACGGCTGCGGGCGCATCCGCATCCGCATTTGCAGGGGAATGGGCTATCACGATCGCGACCCCGGTCGGCAAGATGGCCGTCAAGCTGCTGATTTTGGCCGCAAACGGAAAGCTGGAAGGTACGGCAACGCAGGGAGATGAGAAAAGCGAGCTGCTTAACCTTGCGCTTGAGGGCCATATCCTCCGTTGGTCGCAGCGAATCACGAAGCCAATGCGGTTGAATCTAGCGTTCGAGGTGAGCGTCTCCGGCGATCGGATGACCGGCATCGTAAGAGCCGGATTTCTGCCGGCTTCCAGGCTGTCAGGTACACGGACGGCATCGTACTAA
- a CDS encoding ABC transporter permease: MFNRLIAAELMKLKHTKMYLLVLAGALPANLVTWSGFLPRVTPDGASAGIDLQDMFYRQGMTMTILAPFMFALMIGYIVSREYQERTINQLFAYPIPRVNILLAKLTTALLLIFVTSALSSVSTLATALVASFAQPIDTAALGAGIRMNLLACMLSFGTVPLAAALSMVGKSVIPSTVLGALAALVTLIGEMGHGARGFLFPWLMPYWPVRELGQGLQEIDAAAYAVPGGIILAALFAISLVFCVVYYEKAEIHSGS, encoded by the coding sequence ATGTTTAACCGGCTCATCGCTGCCGAACTGATGAAGCTCAAGCATACGAAAATGTACCTGCTCGTGCTTGCGGGCGCATTGCCGGCCAATCTGGTCACCTGGTCGGGATTTCTGCCGAGAGTGACCCCGGACGGCGCCTCGGCGGGCATCGACCTGCAGGATATGTTCTACCGGCAGGGCATGACGATGACGATCCTGGCGCCGTTCATGTTCGCGCTCATGATCGGCTATATCGTCTCTCGCGAATACCAGGAGCGAACGATCAACCAGCTGTTCGCCTACCCGATCCCGCGGGTGAACATCCTATTGGCCAAGCTTACGACCGCGCTCTTGCTGATCTTCGTCACTTCCGCGCTCTCCAGCGTCTCGACGCTCGCGACCGCGCTCGTCGCGTCGTTCGCGCAGCCCATCGATACCGCGGCATTAGGCGCGGGGATTCGCATGAACCTGCTTGCTTGTATGCTCTCCTTCGGCACCGTGCCGCTGGCTGCGGCGCTGAGCATGGTCGGCAAAAGCGTCATTCCCTCCACGGTGCTCGGCGCGTTAGCCGCGCTCGTGACCCTCATCGGGGAGATGGGGCACGGGGCGAGAGGCTTTTTGTTCCCGTGGCTTATGCCTTACTGGCCGGTCCGGGAGCTGGGTCAGGGACTTCAGGAGATCGATGCCGCGGCGTACGCCGTGCCCGGAGGGATTATATTGGCGGCGTTATTCGCGATCTCGCTCGTGTTCTGTGTCGTGTATTACGAAAAGGCAGAGATACACAGCGGTTCGTAA
- a CDS encoding ABC transporter ATP-binding protein yields MTCILRTEGLTKRYGGKTVVDNVNMTIRAGDIYGFLGQNGAGKTTTLRMLTGLIHPSEGNIELFGTALQGNRSMAMSRIGAIIEYPGFYLNLDAAENLEIHRRMMGMGNKESIDEALAIVGLTGAKHQKVRSYSLGMKQRLGIARALLHRPELLLLDEPTNGLDPGGIKEMRQLFLELARKRGITFLISSHLLGEVEQLASKIGIIHGGRLLEEIESEALRRKTRHCLEIKVTDERKAAFILEQKLGTTDYVVSGSGGLRLYEFVEEPERVSAALAAGGVGVRELSVSGDSLEDYFLKLTGGVEHV; encoded by the coding sequence ATGACCTGCATCCTGCGCACGGAAGGGCTGACCAAACGCTACGGCGGCAAAACCGTCGTCGACAACGTCAACATGACGATCCGCGCCGGCGATATCTACGGATTTCTGGGGCAAAACGGAGCGGGGAAGACGACGACGCTGCGGATGCTGACGGGACTGATCCATCCTTCGGAAGGGAATATCGAATTGTTCGGGACCGCGCTGCAGGGCAACCGCAGCATGGCGATGTCGCGCATCGGCGCCATCATCGAGTACCCGGGATTTTACCTGAACCTGGACGCGGCGGAAAATCTGGAGATTCACAGGCGCATGATGGGCATGGGCAACAAAGAGAGCATCGACGAGGCGCTGGCGATCGTCGGCCTGACAGGCGCCAAACACCAGAAGGTCAGAAGCTATTCGCTCGGCATGAAGCAGCGGCTCGGCATCGCCCGCGCCTTGCTGCACCGGCCTGAGCTCCTCCTGCTGGACGAGCCGACGAACGGACTGGATCCCGGCGGCATCAAGGAGATGCGGCAGCTTTTTCTGGAGCTCGCCCGAAAGCGCGGCATTACGTTTTTAATATCCAGCCATTTGCTCGGCGAAGTCGAGCAGTTGGCCAGCAAGATCGGCATCATTCACGGCGGGCGTCTGCTGGAGGAGATCGAGAGCGAGGCGCTGCGCAGGAAGACCCGGCATTGCCTCGAGATCAAGGTGACGGACGAGCGGAAGGCCGCTTTTATTTTGGAGCAGAAGCTTGGGACGACCGATTATGTCGTGTCCGGTTCGGGCGGTCTGCGCCTGTACGAATTCGTCGAGGAGCCGGAGCGCGTCAGCGCCGCGCTGGCGGCCGGCGGCGTCGGCGTTCGGGAATTGTCGGTGTCGGGAGACAGTCTCGAGGATTATTTTCTGAAGCTGACGGGGGGCGTGGAGCATGTTTAA
- a CDS encoding alpha/beta hydrolase family protein: MREFEIVLLVVNLLACLSWLSPKRPISLKLGLAAANAGALAVHGFIEGFRGQMTFSYAFVALYAIYAAASAKLRIPDKGFVKILKGTVASLSLLGVAFTALFAHALPVFQLPALTGDFDIGVQYVYLTDEGRAEPFLKDSSAKRQLAVKIYYPAKRDAHKPHAAYFHDSPRLVEAFAAGYHMPAFLFKQLTLVKTHAQEGVPVSDRQASYPVVLFSHGGGTTMEAHTAQCEDLASHGYVVAAVDHTYVASAAELPGRVVTDRDATASFDEGDPLAAITQIMADDDSFVIDELAKINAGGADALLKGKLNLQAIGVVGHSLGGAAAYNLAVRDPRIKAAVNLDGAVYIAPDASKPTAPLLMLANDEFHLQAISAREPLMKKWTDMLGDERQAVATAYGSQQAYAEIYERQRLAIAGLADTLKASGNLYSIEGSAHMKMSDIGLYIGTGFRRFIGINGSTSSEQCLAIVRAATLTFLDQRLKQEPDASMESVLHRYPKLHREANL, from the coding sequence ATGAGAGAATTCGAGATTGTACTGCTGGTCGTCAATTTGCTAGCCTGTCTGTCCTGGTTAAGCCCCAAGCGGCCTATCTCGTTAAAGCTTGGACTCGCCGCCGCCAACGCCGGCGCGCTTGCCGTCCACGGCTTCATCGAAGGATTTCGCGGCCAAATGACGTTTTCATACGCATTCGTCGCGTTGTACGCGATCTATGCCGCGGCGAGCGCGAAGCTTCGGATACCGGATAAAGGGTTCGTAAAAATTTTGAAAGGTACGGTCGCCAGCTTGTCTTTGCTGGGCGTCGCCTTCACCGCGCTGTTCGCTCACGCGCTCCCCGTATTCCAGCTTCCCGCGCTGACCGGCGACTTTGACATCGGCGTGCAGTACGTCTATCTGACCGACGAAGGGCGCGCCGAGCCTTTTTTGAAGGACTCTTCCGCCAAGCGGCAGTTGGCGGTCAAAATCTACTATCCGGCAAAGAGGGACGCCCATAAGCCGCATGCCGCTTATTTTCACGATTCGCCGAGGCTTGTCGAAGCGTTCGCAGCGGGCTATCATATGCCGGCATTCCTGTTCAAGCAGCTGACGCTTGTCAAGACGCATGCGCAGGAAGGCGTGCCCGTATCGGATCGGCAGGCGAGCTATCCCGTCGTCTTGTTCTCGCACGGCGGCGGCACGACGATGGAGGCGCATACCGCGCAATGCGAGGATCTGGCCAGTCACGGGTATGTCGTCGCGGCCGTCGATCACACTTACGTCGCGTCGGCCGCCGAGCTGCCGGGCCGCGTCGTGACGGACCGGGACGCGACGGCTTCGTTCGACGAAGGCGACCCGCTCGCGGCGATCACGCAAATCATGGCGGACGACGACAGTTTCGTCATCGATGAGCTGGCGAAGATCAATGCCGGCGGGGCGGACGCGTTGTTGAAAGGTAAGTTGAATCTGCAGGCGATCGGCGTCGTCGGCCATTCGCTTGGCGGCGCGGCGGCCTACAATCTGGCCGTGCGCGACCCCAGGATCAAGGCCGCCGTCAATCTGGACGGCGCGGTCTATATCGCGCCGGACGCATCCAAGCCGACCGCGCCGCTTCTTATGTTGGCGAACGACGAGTTTCACCTTCAGGCGATCTCCGCGCGCGAGCCTCTGATGAAAAAGTGGACGGACATGCTAGGCGATGAAAGGCAGGCCGTCGCGACGGCCTATGGCAGCCAGCAAGCCTATGCCGAGATTTACGAACGGCAGCGACTGGCGATCGCGGGTCTGGCCGATACCTTGAAGGCTTCAGGCAACCTGTATTCGATCGAAGGCAGCGCGCATATGAAGATGTCGGATATCGGGTTGTACATCGGTACCGGGTTTCGCCGCTTCATCGGGATTAACGGGAGTACTTCCTCGGAACAATGTCTCGCCATCGTCCGGGCCGCGACGCTGACTTTTTTAGACCAACGACTTAAACAGGAGCCGGACGCTTCGATGGAATCCGTCCTGCACCGATATCCGAAGCTTCACAGGGAGGCGAACCTATGA
- a CDS encoding sensor histidine kinase — translation MTWPGVVAALLFLACGYLFVRQRRLVRELGRVRRTTEEIRTGNLNLRYRLPAPRRLVEELSGELNRLIDYFQQTTERMLVLEDERKRMIASLSHDLRTPLTSLLGYIEALRNDASLTAEERSEFLCIAADKGNSLLERLQSFFELARLEADDAPPDLRPMNLTDTVQEVLLGFYPDFQKAGIEPSVRLPASPLYVMADGGGVRRILENLLSNALRYGKDGGEIGVAVREEEDFAAVDVWDRGRGIPPADLPRVFERFYTGEDSRNASLRGTGLGLAIARNLVEKQGGRISVSSRPGEKTVFSFSLHKD, via the coding sequence ATGACGTGGCCGGGCGTTGTCGCGGCGCTCCTCTTCTTGGCATGCGGGTACCTTTTTGTCCGGCAGCGGCGTTTGGTTCGCGAGCTCGGGAGGGTTCGGCGGACGACCGAGGAGATTCGGACAGGCAATCTGAATCTGCGGTACCGCCTGCCTGCGCCTCGCAGACTCGTCGAAGAACTAAGCGGGGAACTTAACCGTCTGATCGACTATTTTCAGCAAACGACGGAGCGCATGCTGGTTCTCGAGGACGAACGTAAACGGATGATCGCGAGCCTCTCGCACGATCTCCGGACGCCGCTTACCTCCCTTCTCGGTTATATCGAGGCCTTGCGAAACGATGCGTCGCTGACGGCGGAAGAACGGTCCGAATTTCTCTGCATCGCCGCAGACAAAGGCAACTCGCTTCTGGAACGGCTGCAATCGTTTTTCGAGCTGGCCAGACTGGAGGCCGACGACGCGCCGCCCGATCTGCGGCCAATGAATTTGACCGATACCGTCCAGGAGGTGCTGCTCGGTTTTTATCCGGACTTTCAAAAAGCCGGGATCGAACCGTCGGTTCGTCTTCCGGCGTCGCCCTTGTATGTCATGGCAGACGGAGGAGGGGTTCGTCGCATTCTCGAAAACCTGCTGTCCAATGCGTTAAGGTACGGTAAGGATGGCGGCGAGATCGGCGTTGCCGTACGGGAAGAAGAGGACTTCGCGGCGGTGGACGTATGGGATCGGGGGCGCGGCATTCCGCCGGCGGATTTGCCCCGCGTGTTCGAACGGTTTTATACGGGAGAGGATTCACGGAATGCGTCTCTGCGAGGCACGGGCCTCGGCTTGGCCATCGCGAGGAATCTGGTCGAAAAGCAGGGCGGGCGTATCTCCGTCTCCAGCCGGCCGGGCGAGAAAACGGTGTTTTCGTTCAGCTTGCATAAAGATTAG
- a CDS encoding response regulator transcription factor, with protein MKRILLVEDDAEINGLVAKYLAKEGFEIDSAYDGEEALAHFRAHEYQLVILDLMLPRAGGLEVLRSIRAKGTIPVLILSAKDSEIDKILGLELGADDYMTKPFTIGELVARAKAQLRRYVDFKDETAGSDAGMIVHGDLALNASSFEVEAAGEKKSLTAKEFAILKLFMTNPTRVFTKSQIFEAVWQEESLSEDNTVMVHINRLRAKIERDPSNPLYIQTVWGFGYKLGEGRA; from the coding sequence ATGAAAAGAATCCTATTGGTCGAAGACGACGCCGAGATCAACGGGCTCGTCGCCAAATATTTGGCCAAAGAAGGCTTCGAGATCGATTCCGCCTACGACGGCGAAGAAGCGCTCGCCCATTTCCGGGCGCATGAATATCAGCTGGTCATCTTGGACCTGATGCTGCCGCGCGCAGGCGGCCTGGAGGTGCTGCGCAGCATCCGGGCGAAGGGGACGATCCCCGTCCTGATTCTGTCGGCCAAGGACAGCGAGATCGACAAAATACTCGGCTTGGAGCTCGGCGCCGACGATTATATGACGAAGCCGTTTACGATCGGGGAGCTCGTCGCCAGAGCGAAGGCGCAGCTGCGCCGTTACGTCGATTTTAAAGACGAAACGGCTGGCAGCGATGCAGGCATGATCGTACACGGAGATTTGGCGCTCAACGCAAGCTCGTTCGAGGTGGAAGCCGCGGGCGAGAAAAAGTCGTTGACCGCCAAGGAATTTGCCATCCTGAAGCTGTTCATGACGAACCCGACGCGCGTTTTTACCAAATCCCAAATCTTCGAGGCAGTCTGGCAGGAGGAGAGTCTATCCGAAGACAACACGGTCATGGTCCATATTAACCGGCTGCGTGCGAAAATCGAGCGGGATCCGTCCAATCCACTCTATATCCAAACCGTATGGGGCTTCGGCTACAAGCTTGGCGAGGGACGCGCATGA
- a CDS encoding antibiotic biosynthesis monooxygenase yields the protein MIVAINTIKIKSGHVAEVAERFKNPKGVQHAPGFVRMELLTESLEEHDELKVCTTWEDRAAFDGWVNSDAFKQAHAHARPKPEAGAEPGAHQGGHGEQARPGGGIMLGAKLSVHEVVFAYPAV from the coding sequence ATGATCGTCGCGATCAATACGATTAAGATCAAGTCGGGCCATGTCGCCGAAGTTGCCGAGCGCTTCAAAAATCCGAAGGGCGTGCAGCACGCGCCGGGCTTCGTCCGGATGGAGCTGCTGACCGAATCGCTCGAGGAGCACGACGAGCTCAAGGTGTGCACGACCTGGGAAGACCGCGCCGCCTTCGACGGCTGGGTGAACAGCGACGCGTTCAAGCAGGCGCACGCGCACGCCCGTCCGAAGCCGGAAGCGGGCGCCGAGCCGGGGGCCCATCAGGGCGGCCACGGGGAGCAAGCGCGGCCCGGCGGCGGCATCATGCTGGGCGCGAAGCTGAGCGTCCACGAGGTCGTTTTCGCTTATCCGGCGGTTTAA
- a CDS encoding NADPH-dependent FMN reductase, with protein sequence MLKIGIILGSTREGRLSPQVGEWVKALADKRGDAEYEIIDIADFKLPLLGEPGQDASGAAAWTQKVDSCDGFVFIVQEYNHSITGALKNALDYVRKEWNDKAAGIVSYGSVGGARAAEHLRGILGELSVADVRVHPALSLFTDFENGSVFKPKDVQATSLGQMLDQVISWSTGLKTIRK encoded by the coding sequence ATGTTGAAGATCGGCATTATCCTGGGCAGCACGCGCGAAGGCCGCCTCAGTCCGCAAGTAGGAGAATGGGTGAAGGCGCTCGCCGACAAGCGCGGCGACGCCGAATACGAGATCATCGACATCGCGGATTTCAAGCTGCCGCTGCTCGGCGAGCCTGGTCAGGACGCATCCGGCGCGGCCGCGTGGACGCAGAAGGTCGACAGCTGCGACGGGTTCGTATTCATCGTGCAGGAGTACAACCACTCCATCACGGGCGCGCTTAAGAATGCGCTGGACTACGTGCGCAAGGAATGGAACGACAAAGCTGCCGGCATCGTGTCGTACGGCTCGGTCGGCGGCGCCCGCGCGGCGGAGCATCTCCGCGGCATCCTCGGCGAGCTGTCGGTCGCGGACGTGCGCGTGCACCCGGCGCTCTCGCTGTTCACCGACTTCGAGAACGGCTCCGTTTTCAAGCCGAAGGACGTGCAGGCAACCTCTCTTGGGCAGATGCTGGATCAGGTCATTTCCTGGTCTACGGGCCTGAAGACGATTCGCAAGTAA
- a CDS encoding alkaline phosphatase family protein, with protein MNPSSPKLVVVVLDGLRYDAARRYLGYMEHLTEQGEAVCHKVRSELPSLSRPLYEVLLTGTPAAQNGIAANHIARLSRERSVFHLATDAGLRTAAAAYHWVSELYNAAPFHPLTDRHQHDADRPIQHGVFYFEDHYPDSHLFADAEHLRKAYDPHFLYVHTMNIDDAGHKFGGESAQYEAAVRAADGMLASLVPDWLLRGYRILVTSDHGMSASGQHGGTAAEERSVPLYLLGDARFMLERGRGESALPQLLLAPLMCRCLGIAPSPAMVELPEASYAAPGSRT; from the coding sequence ATGAACCCATCGTCCCCGAAGCTTGTCGTCGTGGTGTTGGACGGACTAAGATACGACGCCGCGCGCCGTTATCTTGGCTATATGGAGCATCTGACCGAGCAGGGCGAAGCGGTCTGCCATAAAGTCAGGTCTGAGCTGCCCAGCCTGTCGCGACCGCTCTACGAGGTGCTGCTGACCGGCACGCCCGCCGCGCAGAACGGCATCGCGGCCAACCATATCGCACGCCTGAGCCGTGAGCGGAGCGTGTTCCATCTGGCGACCGACGCCGGACTGCGGACGGCGGCGGCAGCTTATCATTGGGTCAGCGAGCTGTATAACGCGGCACCGTTCCACCCTTTGACGGACCGCCATCAGCATGACGCGGACAGGCCGATTCAGCATGGCGTCTTTTACTTCGAGGACCACTATCCCGACAGCCATCTGTTCGCGGATGCCGAGCATCTGCGCAAGGCGTACGACCCGCATTTTCTGTACGTCCATACGATGAACATCGACGACGCGGGCCATAAGTTCGGCGGCGAGAGCGCGCAGTACGAAGCGGCCGTGCGTGCGGCGGACGGCATGCTGGCGTCGCTCGTCCCGGATTGGCTGCTGCGCGGCTACCGCATCCTCGTCACCTCCGACCACGGGATGAGCGCGTCCGGTCAGCACGGCGGCACGGCGGCCGAGGAGCGGAGCGTCCCGCTTTATTTGCTGGGCGACGCGCGCTTTATGCTGGAGCGGGGACGCGGCGAGTCCGCCCTGCCGCAGCTGCTGCTGGCTCCGCTCATGTGCCGCTGCCTTGGGATCGCGCCATCGCCTGCGATGGTCGAGCTGCCGGAAGCGTCGTACGCGGCGCCCGGATCACGTACCTAG
- a CDS encoding DeoR/GlpR family DNA-binding transcription regulator produces MSISSEERKRVIVDQLKLDGRVKVPELSLRFAVSEETVRRDLLYLEREGLAKRVYGGAVPSKPTNYEPPYLQRQKEKAQEKERIGRAAAALISSGDTIAIDVGTTTLELAKAISGCERLTVLTNSLAVAYHLMESLNGGRFTGKIIVIGGELNPEQQSMSGTMAERMISQFRVDKAFISVGGVSPNRGISDYDLGETGMSRRMAEAAGQTIVLADDSKLNKEAFVEIVPLRSVHTIVSNVAAPREWTQLLRAHRLQWTVAN; encoded by the coding sequence ATGTCGATCTCGTCGGAAGAACGCAAGCGCGTCATCGTGGACCAGCTCAAGCTGGACGGGCGGGTCAAGGTGCCCGAGCTGTCGCTGCGGTTCGCCGTGTCGGAGGAGACGGTGCGCCGCGACCTGCTGTACCTGGAACGCGAAGGGCTGGCGAAGCGCGTGTACGGCGGCGCGGTGCCGAGCAAGCCGACCAACTACGAGCCTCCCTATTTGCAGCGTCAGAAGGAGAAAGCGCAGGAGAAAGAACGGATCGGCCGCGCTGCCGCCGCGCTCATCTCGTCCGGCGACACGATCGCGATCGACGTCGGCACGACGACGCTGGAGCTGGCCAAAGCGATCTCGGGCTGCGAGCGGCTCACCGTGCTGACCAACTCCCTTGCCGTAGCCTATCATCTGATGGAGTCGCTGAACGGGGGGCGTTTCACAGGCAAGATCATCGTCATCGGCGGCGAGCTGAACCCGGAACAGCAGTCGATGTCCGGCACGATGGCCGAGCGGATGATCTCGCAGTTCCGGGTCGACAAGGCTTTCATCTCGGTCGGCGGCGTGTCGCCGAACCGTGGCATCAGCGATTACGATCTCGGCGAGACCGGCATGTCCAGGCGAATGGCGGAAGCGGCCGGGCAGACGATCGTGCTCGCGGACGATTCCAAGCTGAACAAGGAAGCTTTCGTGGAGATCGTTCCGCTGCGGAGCGTCCATACGATCGTCAGCAATGTCGCCGCGCCGCGGGAGTGGACGCAGCTGCTGCGCGCGCACCGTTTGCAATGGACGGTGGCCAATTAA
- a CDS encoding ABC transporter ATP-binding protein, which produces MSDYLELQSIRKRYGNANVLDDVNLQIREGELVTLLGPSGCGKSTLLRCIAGLADTDGGRILLDGKDIAKLPPRSREIGMVFQAYALFPNLTVSQNIEYGLKMRGIDKAARKNRSEELLAIVELTDKRDAYPQQLSGGQQQRVALARSLAVRPKVLLLDEPLSALDAQIRKNLRAEIRAIQRQFNMTTIFVTHDQEEALTLSDRVCLMNKGSIVQEGSPETVYTKPRTEFVARFMGSYNVLSRSDASRLFGNVKGTAHSFAIRPESVVLLNGRTEPLEPNRRIAEGMIRSVSILGNVIRYTVEAAGVRLTIDALNDGRSLPLAEQSPVLLALDESQLLHLEKEGA; this is translated from the coding sequence ATGAGCGACTATCTGGAGCTGCAAAGCATCCGCAAGCGATACGGCAACGCGAACGTGCTTGACGACGTCAACCTGCAAATTCGCGAAGGCGAGCTCGTAACGCTGCTCGGTCCTTCGGGCTGCGGGAAAAGCACGCTGCTTCGCTGCATCGCGGGACTTGCGGATACGGACGGCGGCCGAATTCTGCTGGACGGCAAGGATATCGCCAAGCTGCCGCCGCGGAGCCGGGAGATCGGCATGGTGTTTCAGGCTTATGCGCTGTTCCCGAACCTGACCGTCAGCCAAAATATCGAATACGGCCTGAAGATGCGGGGCATCGACAAGGCCGCGAGAAAAAACAGGTCCGAGGAGCTGCTCGCCATCGTCGAACTGACAGACAAGCGCGACGCGTATCCCCAGCAGTTGTCCGGCGGGCAGCAGCAGCGGGTGGCGCTCGCGCGCTCCCTGGCCGTCCGTCCCAAGGTGCTCCTGCTGGACGAGCCGCTCAGTGCGCTCGATGCGCAGATTCGCAAAAATCTCCGTGCGGAGATTCGCGCGATCCAGCGGCAGTTCAACATGACGACGATTTTCGTCACGCACGATCAGGAGGAGGCGCTGACCTTGTCCGACCGCGTATGCCTGATGAACAAAGGCAGCATCGTCCAGGAAGGCTCTCCGGAAACGGTGTACACGAAGCCGCGGACCGAATTCGTCGCCCGGTTCATGGGCAGCTACAACGTGCTCAGCCGGTCGGACGCGTCCCGGTTGTTCGGCAATGTGAAGGGCACGGCGCACAGCTTCGCCATTCGTCCGGAATCGGTCGTGCTTCTGAACGGAAGGACCGAGCCGCTCGAGCCCAACCGGCGCATCGCCGAGGGGATGATCCGGTCGGTATCCATTCTCGGCAACGTTATCCGTTATACCGTTGAGGCCGCCGGCGTGAGGCTCACGATCGACGCGCTGAACGACGGCCGCTCGCTGCCGCTCGCGGAGCAAAGCCCCGTGCTCTTGGCGCTCGACGAGTCGCAGTTGCTGCATCTGGAGAAAGAAGGAGCTTAA
- a CDS encoding ABC transporter permease: protein MDASTKRAGPAHRSLMLLLMVYLMLPLLATCIYAFAKEWQTTVLPARWTLEWFSGMFRDLRFLESLWTSLYLCLLGVAISLLVMLPAVFVITIYMPRLESLMKGIVVLPYAVPGVVAAVGLIRAYSSGPLNISGTAYILLGAYFVVVLPYMYQGIRNSLLTVSAGPLLSAAELLGASRMRALATVILPNIWPGVLVSALLSFSVLFGEFVLTNMLVGGRIQTIQVYLYQRMGESGHMASAIAITYFVFILILSALLMKLGQKVNGGMKG, encoded by the coding sequence ATGGACGCTTCGACCAAGCGGGCGGGTCCCGCGCATCGCTCGTTAATGCTGCTGCTGATGGTCTATCTGATGCTGCCTCTGCTCGCCACCTGCATCTACGCGTTCGCCAAAGAATGGCAGACGACGGTGCTTCCGGCACGTTGGACGCTAGAATGGTTTAGCGGCATGTTCCGAGATCTTCGTTTCCTGGAGTCGCTCTGGACGTCGCTTTATCTATGCCTGCTCGGCGTTGCGATCAGCCTGCTCGTCATGCTGCCCGCGGTGTTCGTCATTACGATCTACATGCCGAGACTGGAATCTCTCATGAAAGGGATCGTGGTGCTTCCGTACGCAGTGCCCGGCGTGGTGGCGGCGGTCGGACTCATCCGCGCCTATTCTTCCGGTCCGCTCAATATTTCGGGCACGGCCTATATTTTGCTTGGCGCCTACTTCGTCGTCGTGCTGCCTTATATGTACCAGGGCATCCGCAACAGTCTGCTGACCGTATCGGCGGGCCCGCTGCTCTCCGCCGCCGAGCTGCTCGGCGCGAGCCGGATGCGAGCACTCGCGACGGTCATTTTGCCGAATATTTGGCCCGGCGTGCTTGTCTCCGCGCTGCTCTCGTTTTCGGTGCTGTTCGGCGAGTTCGTGCTGACCAACATGCTGGTCGGCGGACGCATCCAGACGATCCAGGTGTACCTGTATCAGCGAATGGGCGAGAGCGGCCATATGGCGAGCGCCATCGCCATCACTTACTTTGTGTTTATTTTGATTCTGTCGGCATTGCTGATGAAGCTGGGCCAAAAAGTGAACGGAGGCATGAAAGGATGA